TGACTATGGGTCCAACTAATGCGGCTTGGAATGGGAATTCAACTGATACACAGAGGCTTCATAGTTTGGTGGGGTAGCAAATCCAACACAGATACTgggaaaagtaaaaaacaaagatACATggacatagatgatagatagatagagagagagagagagagagagagagagagagaataaatagatagatagatagatagatagatagatagatagatgatagatagatagatgatagatagatagatagatagatagatagatagatagatagatagatgatagacagacagatataaatAAACGTGTGTTAACATATATCAACTATTAACAAATAATATTTTCTCAATAGGTTTTCAAACTGGAACACTGGCAATGGTAAGATTTTATCCAAGTTGTAATGGTCCCcccttataacaaggttacagatatatagaaatattggggtaacagtcaccctgctatagttccaggggtacccagggtacaaataagcactcaccccaaatctccccctaactgaccttcagactttACCCCATAACTTATCAAGGTTACAAATAACTGATTTAggatttattttatactttttctttttcagggtcaCTGTTTAAAATGCATGACAGTTCCTGGATTACTTGTCATAGTCTacgtatctgtctgtctgtattaCAACCATAACCTGATACCTTGGTAGCAGATCTTCTGAGGTATCTGATAGCTGATtgggttggtctgtaatataagctgatgctacaggtttgctgattattaaagtgtgctgccatgtagtaattatctgtattaattactaatcagccttatattgtgacatttctattctatgtgtactgtatattgtgagtggctccctaagctcagtaagtgacagcagcacagagcatgtgcagtgaatcagcagaaaagaagatggggagctactggggcatctttggagacacagagctttactgctaatgtacaatatttctagctacttctttagttaggctttagttctcctttaagaggtaatcttgcCTGACATGAGATGTTTGAAAATCACCCAATTCTGGCCAAGAAGCCTGTGAAAGGAGTCACCTATGGAAATGGGAGTTGTTCCTCGGCAGGAATACTGAATACTTCTCCTCCAGCTAATTGCTTTTGTGCTCTGGACCTAAATGTTATTGTAAAAAATCAACCTATTGCTTATAGACGAGCTATTGATCGGAATATAATAAATGTAgttaatatcatatatatactgcatacacACATCCTTATTGCAAATTtcagtttatatagtgtataaccatgatttgcagaaaaaaattatttcataacCTGTAATAAAGATCTATTTCTAAATTGTTTTGCAttccaataggattattttaaaataaattgatttcTAGTTGTAATGCTCAACAATGTAATGGTCATAACCAAGCCCCCTACCCTCCTCCCATCAAGAATCTCTACAATTCCTATCAAAGGATCGTTCACGCtcagcaccctatatccagaacccaagctaagctccctgctcacggctctcacttctgcctataaccgccacctttcacctcgggaggagccctcggctaattggatgccgcttGGTCTTAATTgaaagaggagcaaagctaacggttctggatgagcaaaggggcacgattgtctcaccaggatactggaaggaagaaaaccaccAGAAACAGGCGGGCcggcacaagcagagaatcatcagGCCGGAATCGGAattggagaacgtagaatagtgggaggacaggcaaaggtcagattggagaggtcagagtagtcacaagcaggcaggatcaggattggagaggtcggagaaatcaggcaggcaaaggtcaggtttGGAGGGATCAGAATAGTCGAGTAGGCAaccaagggtcaatacacagaagatcagATAGAATTCACTAAGAAtatacacccaggaacttttctaatagaacctaacaacgggcaatgaattGAATACTGAATTCCCCTTGTAtgctatttgaattttgcaccattacgcatgacatcatcacgccggcaCATAAAGCCGGAAGCGTGCCGCCTCTCGCGCCATAGGGGAACAAGACACGGAAGAGGAAAGACGCATGCGGCGGGCATCACCGGCGGAGGCATGGCGGGCGCTCCCGCATGCCCAGGAGTAAGTcattggaccaccagggtaagcgttaACCacaagaccaccagggtaactgtTCCTTACAGGATCTCCTTGGCACCAACCGCCTTCCTCCCCatgcattcttttttttgtcCAGTTTACTGCGCCCATACTTTACCCACCATATTGACTTTCCTAATGTTGCCCAAATTAGAAAGTGACTAAAGTCCCAGGTCCATAGGGAGGAACGAGTGGAGTAATGCTGGTGCTATCACTCTCTTTAACATCCAGTGAAGGGTCAGAGGCATAAACCTTGGGAAGTAGTGGCCTGATATAGAACCTCCAGAAGTGGGTCATGGACAAAACTTTTAGAAAGGCTCTTTTTGGCCCATGTTATTCAACAGGTCCTGCCCCCTACAATCACCAAATCACCAGTAAGCCCAGCCATCTTTATGGTCATCGGTAGGGTTAGGCCAATCCTAGGTTTTTATGTTGTTCAAAAACTGGTGGGTTGGATGTAAAGTGGCGGGTTAGAGATGGGTAAAACTCCCAACATGGATTTCAATTGTTTACAAGAACTGTGTCTCTTGTATTACAAGACCTTAGAGTCTTGGGCTGGTCCAATCGGGCAGATCCGTGCCTGAACTGAACCTGCAGACCTTCAAGCAGACCTGCACACACTATGCCCCACCACCCAGACTCACTACCTGATCCAGCCCACGAACAGCTTGCTTAGCCCCCAACCCGGCGCTGTCGAAAACCAGAAGGGATGTCACTTTTTAACCGGAAGCGCCGTCACTTTTAAACCTGAAGTGACCACGCGGGACCCTATTCCACTACCACATACTCAGGAGAGGATAAGGGACCAGTCCTGCAACATAGTCGAGTACCCAAATGGGTTACCGACACAATCAGGTACTCAGAAATTTCTGCCTAAAAACCGACCACCTTGCGGGTATTCCGTGGGTACCCAACCTGATGCATGACTCTAGTGGCTGGTATAAATCCAGACTTGGATTACATTAGACTCTACAAAagaaacagtggggctcatttatcaacactgggcaaatttgcccatgagcaaccaatcagtgattagctttttgaagccagctgcaagtagaacaatgaatgcagcaatctgattggttgtcatgggttactgcccatgggcaaattggcccagtgttgataaatgacccccagtgactgtGTTGTTGCATAAACTGTTTGCTCTTCCATGTTGTAATAAGCAGAATATTGGCTTCTTGCTCTGTAATGATTGTGTTGGCCAACCAGAATCCCTTAATGAGTTGCAACAAGCCCCTATAGCTTCTTTTACAGTACTACCAATGCAAGCTGCATCTTTCAGACAGACATCTTAGTTGAGACTTAGGTGCACTTGATTCACttacaaaatacattgaaatatgGGCGGTCACAGCATCTTTAATGCATTGgctatacaatttttttattttttttattacgggttgaattctcctttaaaggagaaggaaaggttaaaactaagtaagccttatcagaaaggtccatctaaatataccagtaaacccccaaagtaatgctgttctgagtcccctgtcaaaaaaaacaccacatttctttccttctattgtgtacacatgggcttctgtatcagacttcctgccttcagcttaaacctccagggctagggcttgagcatgctcagtttgttcctctccccccacccctcccttctctactgtaatctgagcccagagcagggagagactcaggcaggaagtgatgtcacaccacattaatactgcagctcctctcctaaacaaacagagagtttctagagctttttactcaggtatggtaaaacattctacagaataaatatagcattctagcttgcactattgcagctaatctattggcaataaagtagctttccttctcctttaagctacattTTATGGTTATTCATAAGTTAATACCTTTCTACTGAGGCCCTTTGATAATTATCTTCCAATCTGCCAGCCAATTGGGATCCTGACATACAGTAGTTAGTAACAAAAGGTAGTTACAATTTACAAAAAGTTGGCTCAATTACAAAACAGAAGAGGTGCTTCTCTGTTTTGCCCCATCAAAACTATGTTTGCCCTTAGCATCGCCCCACTCAGTACGGAAGTTATTTAATCATTTCCCTAAACAGCCATAACACCACTAATGCATTTAATAAGCGTATGAAACAGGTTTTTTGTTCTAGAAACACTCACTGAAGGATTTTCAGCATTTGCCCTTGGTTTTAGTTTTACACGGTTTCCCTTTGCATATTTAAAACCCTTGTTTCTGCAGACTGGGAAGTGCACAGCAATCTCTGAGTGATTATTTCATGCCTAGTTCATTAAACGCCTCGCGaggtataaatattttattccaaagcTTCAAATACATTGAATGTATAGCCTTGTACTAACTGATAGAAGGGTCTTATCCTACCTCTATAAACACAGCAATTCAGTTCTACCAGAAATAAATGGCAAGCTGACTGTCCACTGAAaaggttcaccttcaaattaacggtcagtatgatgtaaagagggatattctgagacaatttgcaattggttttcattttttattacggtatttgtggtttttgagttatttagctttttattcagcagctctccagtttgcagtttcagcaatcaggttgttagggtccaaattcccctagcaaccatgcagtgatttgaatgagactgggatatgaataggagaggccggaatagaaagatgagtaataaatagtagcaataactataaatatatagctttacagagcatttgattttagatggggtcagtgacccctatttaaaagctcaGAAGAATccaatgaaaaatgcaaataactaaaaaaaactataaaaaataaatatttaagaagttgcttagaatcaggcattctataccatactaaaagttactttaaatgtgaaccatccctttaacggAGGAACAAATACTGATATTGAAATTGAATGTTGAGAGAACATGTCCGGTCTTTAAATGTGGGCTAGCAATGAGGCTGTTCAGTCAGTGCGGTGGGGCTCAGGGCAGAGAAAGAATGAGACAAGGAGGCTGGTGAGTCAGTGAGGAGGCTGAGCCTCAGAAGATGAAGTGTGTAACAGTAAGTTAACTGCAAAGTGCCACTGCAGCGAGTTATGATCCCAAGGAGAACGTCCGCTCATGAAGAAGCCTATGTAATGAAGAGCTCAGCTCCACGAGAATACTCAGAGGAAGGTTAGGTGGAGAAGCTGAGGTCAGCTCCAACAGAAGTCTGACCACAGAAAGAGTCCACAAGGGAGGCTCAGCGCATGAGCAGGCTGTGTTTGGGGCCGTCGACGCGCTCCAGCTTTTCAAAGTGCTTCCTGGCATTGCGGATATTGATAAGAGTCGCAGCGGAGGCTGTTGGAGAGATTAAAAGTGAGGATCTAAACAAATCATCTTACAAGAGAATATTTATCTTGCCTTAAAAGAGACGTGTTAAAAAGTGCCACTATATTCTTTAAAATATTGaaagtgctgaaaaaaaaaaaaaaatagtgttttgggctgatttattgaaagtTTCAGCAAAgcccctactagtcccgcccatcttcAACTTCCTGCTGCTTCCTTTACCAGGTGGTGCATGTGAGCTGGCAGCactcagcactgtacaataggaaccaatcagaggCTAGGCTGACCTGATTGGGAAccaaagcctgtctttgcttgtgtgactgcagagcgGATTGTCTGAAGGATGTAGCTGGTTCCACcagaagaaaatgttacattgaGGAACCACAGCAATAAGATACTTTAATAGCTGTAAAATTTCTTAATGGGGAACTATCgccaaaatgaaaaatttaatataagcttctgcgtattgaaataagaaactaatgtaccgtttctgaaatgatctttattgagtgagctctaatacatctgctaggaaaggaagcccaccaataagatatattggatgtaactgccaatgactatctgacagccaactgctgaagagagaatgaagagagaccgatactgagagagaaagaaagtgaacataaacttgattatttcagaaagaattcagaatttttaatggattgtatttagaaaatgtcttactAAACCATGaataagcttatattacattttcgcattagttcccctttaattggcttCTTAATAGGACCTTTCCCCTAACAGCAGCAGAAAAGGGAAAGACAGCAAATTTCTAGACTCACGGATTGAGGGGTCCGACATCACGACCATCACGTAGGTGTTAGAGGTAAATATGTCAATAAAGGCAGCGAAGTTGGAATTTCGCACCTCCATACTCTGGAAGGAGGCGGCCAGTTTGCTGTGATAAACAAATAGAAGAGGTGTCCGTGAATCAGACAATGTCCCGGAGAAGAAAACAGGAGGGtggttctttattatttattctctCACCTGCAGCTCAGCttgaattgttttattatattgctGATCTTTTCAAATCGGTGGATGTCCCGCTGTTCCTTGCACTGGTAGTGGGAAATGACCTAGGGAATAACATTAGTAAGTACGTTTATATAGGATTTATACAGATACACCTAACGGGGTGCCGCCTCTCACCAGAAACGTTGCCCTCTCGAACAGCAGCACCTCATCGGCCTCGATAATCTGAGCAAAATTCCGTAGGTTGGACTCCAACTGCTGAACGTTGGGAATGAGCTGATAGACTATACTGGACCAAGCCTGCGGGACGcaataaaacagaacatattAGGTCTCGACCTCGGGATCTAGACGGCAATTAAAACATTGCCAGAAATCACTGTTAATGAAGGAATTCAGGACAAGTAAAGCTTGTGCTTgttaaaaaaataccttgtagAGAGTTTCATCCCAAATAGAAGTCCTAAAGCAAGCACAGTCTAAAGGCCGGGACAAGCGCCTGAGATCCTCCTCCCGCTCTTTAAAGATCTAGTGTAGGAAGGGGAACAAACGTTATCAAAGTGCTAAATAAAGCGCAAGGATTGATTAATCCTGAGTGTTTTGATTAAGCAGCGATTATGCCAAGCGGAAGCATAATTAAAGGAAtcctgttatgggaaaacatgtttttttcaaacacatcagttaatagtgctactccagcagaattctgcactgaaatccatttctcaaaagagcaaacagatttttttatattcaattttgaaatctgacatggggctagacatattgtcaatttcccagctgcccctggtcatgtgacttgtgcctgcactttaggagagaaatgctttctggcaggctactgtttttccttctcaatgtaactgaatgtgtctcagtgggacatgggtttttactattgagtgttgttcttagatctaccaggcagctgttatcttgtgttagggagctgttatctggttaccttcccattgttcttttgtttggctgctgggggggaaagggaggggggtgatatcactccaacttgcagtacagcagtaaagagtgattgaagtgacacatgacttggggcagttgggaaattgacaatatgtctagccccatgtcagatttcaaaattgaatataaaaaaatctgtttgctcttttgagaaatggatttcagtgcagaattctgctggagcagcactattaacgaatTCATTTTGGATTCCTTTAAGACAGTGGCAAATTGAAGGTGAAACCAAACACAGTgaaataaaaggggtggttcaacttcaaactatttttttttcacttcagttggtttcagatcaatcaccagaaataaagacttttcccaattactttctattttctatttgtgatcgtttttctaatattgaagtgtaaagtttcatttgtcagCTTTTGGGTTTGCagactctttagggcagagacacacactcagattcgggggagataagtcgcccagcgacagatctcctcttcttcgggtgactaatctccccaaactgctcccgccagctagaatgtaaatcgctggctccctaacacaagataacagctgcctggtagatctaagaacagcgctcaatagtaaaatccaggtcccactgagacacattcagttacattgagtaggagaaacaacagcctgccagaaagcagttccatcctaaagtgctggctctttctgaaatcacatgaccaggcaaaatgagctgagatgcacctacacaccaatattacaattaaatacacttgctggttcaggaattacattttatattgtagagtgaattatttgcagtgtaaacagtgtcatttagaaataaaaacgacatcataaaaatcatgagagaatccctttaacatcttcaCACAATTCCTTCCTTTCCACTTACAAGGTCCCGCTGATCTTCCTGCACCAGGTCCATCTTGTGCACCAGGCAGAAGACTTTGGCATCGGGAGAGTTCTGCAGGATGGCTTCTAGGCAGGACTGATAGTAATGCATGTCCTTCTCCAGCTCTCTGCTCTCCACGTCAAACACGTAGATAAGGACCTCCACGTTGCGGAAGATGTTATCTCTCTGACTGGTGAAGTAGTTTTCCATAAAGGTGTCCTGGCTGGGAGTGGAGAACTGGAGTTGGACTATGGCTTTACTAATACAATTCTACCCTGAAGGTTCTACATGGTCTCCTTGGACTTTGATCTTTAACTTACCCACCGCAGTCCCACAGGTTCAGAACCAAATTACCCAGGAAGCGCACATGAGAGTGCTCAACATCAACTGCAAGATAAGGAACAGGAACATTACACTCCATGGacggggtgtgtgtgtgtgtgttttaagatGGTCATTTTCTATTTCTAGGAGAGTTACAAGAAGAAAATCGAAGTTTCTCTTATTATAGAAGCCCCCACAATAAAAAGATTAGTAATAACAATTATCCCCTAAAGAttttgtccttaaagggatcctgtcatgggaaaacatgttttttttttttttcaaaacgcatcagttaatagtgctactccagcagaattctgctcaaaagagcaaacagatttttttatattcaattttgaaatttgaacttaATAATTTTATTCAAGCCAAGGGATCGTTCGAGTGttttcgattttgaaatctgacatggggctagacatattgtcagtttcccagctgtgacttgtgctctgataaacttcagtcactctttactgctgtactgcaagttggagtgatatcaccccctccccccccccaccagcctaacaacagaacaatggggaggtaaccagatagcagctccctaacacaatataacagctgcctggtagatctaagaacagcactcaattgtaaaatccaggtcccactgagacacattcagttacattgagtaggagaaataacagcctgctagaaagtagttccatcctaaagtgcaggcacaagtcacatggctcgggcagctgggaaactgacaatatgtctagcctcatgtcagatttcaaaatgaaatataaaaaaagtctgtttgctcttttgagaattggatttcagtgcaggattctgctggagtaacactattaactgatgtgttttgaaaaatacatgttttcccatgacagtttccctttaaaggaacagttcagtgtaaaaataaaaactgggtaaataaataggctgtgcaaaataaaaaatgtatctaatatagttagttagccaaaaatgtaatgtataaaggctggagtgactggatgtgtaacataatagccagaacactacttcctgcttttcagctctctctgagttaatcagtgactattgcaaaaatgaaaatgtaatattagcttcatcatactgaaataagaaactttctaaatacaaacagtttaatattctgcattgtttctgaaataatcaagtttatcttcactattcctcttcattctgtcttcctgcagcagttgggtgtcagatattcattgacagttagatccaatatatcttatagggtggctcctttcctagcagatgtattaaagctcactcaaataaccgattccagtacaaacaaaataactgtcttttgcacaaattctgcatgtagagagacatgatgtctggtgattttaatattgtgagcgctaatacatcttctaggcaaaaggagcccccctataagatatattggataattcatctaacaaattaactgccttttgtaaaaatcctgcatgtagagagacatgatgtctggtgattttaatagagtgagctctaatacatcttctaggcaaaaggagtcccccctataagatatattggatctaactgtcaattattatctgacacccaactgctgcatgaagagagaatgaggagaaacagatgctgagagaggaatagtgacgataaacttgattatttcagaagcaatgcagaatttttttattgattgtatttagaaagtttcttatttcaatattgaatttaaattttcgcaatagttcctcatgaacaattcctttaaccaacAGGGAAGATTTCATAAAACAAAGGTTCCAGATAGATAGGTCTCAGATCTTGTGTTatacaaagggggggggggggcaaatggagatggaaacagtagagacATTATTTAGGGGGGAAATCAgtcttttgttaaaggaaaaggagGGTCCCAGAAAAGGAATGTTTGAATTGGGGAAGATGGCCGAATCAAACGTCTGCTCTTGTCTCTAGATCTTACTTGTTGCCCCCAGCCGTCGAGTGTCGCGAGCAATATAGTTTGCGAAGATGATGGATCTCATACTGGTCTTTCCAGACCCACTCTTTCCCATCAACAGAACCTGGAAGAGAGAGAAAGCCTTTGAATATTCCTACTGATACAGAATCTTCCCTATAAACCTCTAGCTCTGTGTGTCTATACTCCAGGCACAAGCAATACTAAGGAGCAGATGTATTAagtcaaattgaaattttttttatggtcaaaaactCTCATATTTGAATAGTGAATAATCCAAAcctgattcgaatttgaattcccAGATTTAGcaaaccctttaaaaattcaatttcgactattcgccacctaaaagctgccaagttggcgtataagtcaatgggagaggtccagtgatcaatttaaagatgttactagccttcctgacatcacAGGGtttttttatggagaaaaaaaatcgatTCGAGTTTCCGGGTCGGTGATATTCGTTCGTGTTTTAGATGTtcggttttttttgtattaaataaccccccattcgcatttcgagtatatttgaatttattcgagttaaaaaaaaattgataaatgggCCTGCCCGTGTCAATAAGGGCTCAGTTTTAGGCATATCACATGGTTGCTCCGTGCAGTTACGGTGAAGAACACGCACTAATCATGGTAACGTCTCATGGCAACGTCATTCTACCTGCTCTATCATAGACACATTCCCTGAAGACGAGACCAAGCGATAATGAATTAAAGTCATAGTGCTTTAGATTGAGGATACCTTTTTCTTCATGGTGGAACTCGGCATCACACATACATAGGAAAACCTGTAAGAGAAAGTAAAAGAGCACAGTGAGGTTTTAAAACGGAGGACGTCGTGCATTGCCCAGTTATATCTCTCACTGACAGGTTGTATTCCTTTGTGACCAAGCAGTATCCTCCCAGtatcagtagataacagataagtactactatagtttatatgaacaagctgctgtgtagccatggggacagccattcaagcacaggatacacagtagataacagataagtactactatagtttatataaacaagctgctgtgtagccatgggggcagccattcaa
The Xenopus laevis strain J_2021 chromosome 9_10S, Xenopus_laevis_v10.1, whole genome shotgun sequence DNA segment above includes these coding regions:
- the rraga.S gene encoding Ras-related GTP binding A S homeolog; protein product: MPSSTMKKKVLLMGKSGSGKTSMRSIIFANYIARDTRRLGATIDVEHSHVRFLGNLVLNLWDCGGQDTFMENYFTSQRDNIFRNVEVLIYVFDVESRELEKDMHYYQSCLEAILQNSPDAKVFCLVHKMDLVQEDQRDLIFKEREEDLRRLSRPLDCACFRTSIWDETLYKAWSSIVYQLIPNVQQLESNLRNFAQIIEADEVLLFERATFLVISHYQCKEQRDIHRFEKISNIIKQFKLSCSKLAASFQSMEVRNSNFAAFIDIFTSNTYVMVVMSDPSIPSAATLINIRNARKHFEKLERVDGPKHSLLMR